The proteins below are encoded in one region of Candidatus Planktophila lacus:
- a CDS encoding DUF4193 domain-containing protein yields MATDYDTPRKTDEELHEESLEELKAKRVDAQSGQIDVDEAEAAENLELPGADLSGEELAVRVVPKQVDEFTCSRCFLVHHITQLAKGEGAKAVCKECN; encoded by the coding sequence GTGGCAACAGATTACGACACCCCCCGAAAGACGGATGAGGAACTCCACGAGGAGTCGCTAGAAGAACTCAAAGCTAAGCGCGTCGATGCTCAATCCGGTCAGATTGATGTCGATGAAGCAGAGGCGGCAGAGAATCTAGAACTTCCTGGCGCAGATCTATCTGGTGAAGAACTAGCAGTGCGCGTCGTGCCAAAGCAGGTCGATGAATTTACTTGTTCACGATGCTTCTTGGTGCACCATATAACTCAACTGGCTAAGGGTGAAGGCGCCAAGGCAGTCTGTAAAGAGTGCAATTAA
- a CDS encoding DUF3093 domain-containing protein: protein MIFREVLRPPIWVLAFIYFLFLSIVLSVWAALDNRATLVTFVISTLALIWIAFSMTSEITFDGKVLKIDKANIEVNYLGKATVLDKTAMRLLRTRDADPAAYLAIKFWEPRGLRIDLNDSRDRTPYWLVTSKRGEEIAALLNR, encoded by the coding sequence GTGATCTTCCGCGAAGTTCTAAGGCCGCCTATTTGGGTGCTGGCCTTTATATATTTTCTCTTTCTTTCCATAGTTCTCTCTGTATGGGCAGCGCTAGATAATCGAGCGACGTTGGTCACTTTTGTAATCTCAACACTCGCGCTGATCTGGATCGCGTTTTCTATGACTTCAGAAATAACTTTTGACGGAAAAGTTCTAAAGATTGATAAAGCAAATATTGAAGTTAATTACCTTGGAAAAGCCACAGTTCTAGATAAAACTGCGATGAGATTACTTCGTACCCGTGATGCTGATCCTGCTGCCTATCTGGCAATCAAATTTTGGGAGCCACGTGGGTTGCGAATCGATCTAAACGATTCAAGAGATAGGACGCCATATTGGCTAGTAACGAGCAAACGCGGCGAAGAGATCGCCGCGCTGCTTAATCGTTAA
- the dut gene encoding dUTP diphosphatase, with the protein MGVQVLVTRLDPDLPLPRYAKGGDAGADIVSRIDVVLAPGERALVPTGISIALPDGYVALVHPRSGLAIKHGVTMVNAPGTVDAGYRGELQVILINHDPNESVSFKRGDRIAQLVIQKVERADFLEVESLPGSGRGADGFGSTGRT; encoded by the coding sequence ATGGGCGTTCAAGTATTAGTAACAAGGCTAGATCCAGATCTGCCACTGCCGCGTTACGCAAAAGGTGGAGATGCTGGCGCAGACATAGTCTCGCGTATTGATGTTGTTCTTGCACCGGGGGAGCGCGCGCTTGTTCCAACTGGAATTTCGATCGCCCTTCCCGATGGTTACGTTGCGTTAGTTCATCCGCGTTCTGGGCTTGCAATTAAACATGGCGTCACCATGGTCAACGCTCCTGGCACAGTTGATGCTGGTTATCGCGGAGAGTTACAAGTTATTTTGATCAATCACGATCCTAACGAGAGCGTTTCATTCAAACGCGGAGATCGCATCGCGCAACTAGTTATTCAAAAGGTAGAACGTGCAGATTTCCTAGAAGTAGAAAGCCTGCCAGGTTCTGGTCGCGGCGCTGATGGCTTTGGATCAACGGGTCGCACATGA
- the miaB gene encoding tRNA (N6-isopentenyl adenosine(37)-C2)-methylthiotransferase MiaB, producing the protein MARTYTVETYGCQMNVHDSERIAGLLDEAGYLPVIEGEQADIVVFNTCAVRENADNKLYGNLSFLAPIKKLNPNMQIAVGGCLAQKDQSIILKKAPYVDVVFGTHNVGSLPVLLERARIEEESQIEIKEALEHFPSTLPARRFSAFTSWVSVSVGCNNTCTFCIVPTLRGIEKDRPEADILKEVRALVDQGVIEITLLGQNVNAYGVEFGDRGAFASLLRKCGEIDGLERVRFMSPHPRDFTDDVIEVMATTPNVMPHLHMPLQSGSDRILQEMRRSYRSSRYLGILDRVRSAMPHAMITTDIIVGFPGETEYDFQATLDLTTQAQFSAAYTYKYSIRPGTPAGVMPNQVPEAVVGERYTRLHEHQQKISLGVNKRSIGQTHRALVSEVEGRRDQAQARLTGKTEDFRLVHFDAKSQARPGDFVDLEITDASAHYLIAKELAHIKTRGGDVHEARTKQGPTATSLGTPTLRKPSAAE; encoded by the coding sequence ATGGCCCGCACCTATACAGTCGAAACATACGGCTGTCAGATGAACGTTCATGACTCTGAACGAATTGCGGGGTTATTGGATGAGGCTGGTTACTTGCCTGTTATTGAGGGAGAACAAGCAGATATCGTCGTTTTCAATACCTGCGCCGTGCGTGAGAACGCCGATAACAAACTCTACGGAAATCTAAGTTTTCTGGCGCCAATTAAAAAGCTCAATCCAAATATGCAGATCGCAGTCGGTGGGTGCCTGGCCCAAAAAGATCAATCTATTATCTTGAAGAAGGCTCCCTATGTGGATGTCGTATTTGGAACTCATAACGTTGGCTCATTGCCAGTTTTGCTCGAACGCGCGCGCATCGAAGAAGAGTCCCAGATTGAGATTAAAGAAGCGTTAGAACATTTCCCATCGACGTTACCGGCGCGCAGATTCTCGGCTTTTACTTCGTGGGTTTCAGTTTCGGTTGGCTGCAATAACACCTGCACCTTCTGCATAGTCCCAACTCTTCGTGGGATCGAAAAGGATCGCCCTGAAGCGGATATCTTGAAAGAAGTCCGAGCTTTGGTCGATCAAGGCGTAATTGAAATTACCTTGTTGGGTCAGAATGTAAACGCCTATGGTGTTGAATTTGGCGATCGCGGAGCATTCGCGTCGCTGCTTCGTAAATGTGGAGAAATTGACGGGCTAGAGCGAGTTCGTTTCATGTCACCTCACCCACGCGATTTCACCGATGATGTCATTGAAGTTATGGCAACTACGCCAAATGTGATGCCCCATCTACATATGCCGTTGCAGTCGGGCTCTGATCGAATTTTGCAGGAGATGCGCCGTTCTTATCGATCAAGCCGTTACCTTGGCATTTTGGATCGAGTTCGTAGCGCTATGCCACACGCCATGATCACGACCGACATCATCGTAGGTTTTCCAGGCGAGACAGAATACGATTTCCAAGCAACTCTTGACCTAACTACGCAAGCGCAATTTTCCGCGGCGTACACATACAAGTATTCAATCCGTCCCGGAACCCCAGCTGGTGTAATGCCAAATCAAGTACCGGAAGCGGTTGTTGGTGAGCGCTATACGCGTTTACATGAACATCAACAGAAGATTTCTCTCGGCGTAAATAAGAGATCTATTGGGCAAACACATCGCGCCTTGGTCTCAGAAGTCGAAGGTCGACGCGACCAAGCGCAGGCGAGGCTTACTGGAAAGACGGAAGATTTCCGCTTAGTGCACTTTGATGCCAAGAGCCAAGCGCGCCCCGGAGATTTTGTAGACCTAGAAATTACAGATGCTTCTGCGCATTATCTGATCGCAAAAGAGTTGGCACATATCAAAACTCGTGGGGGAGATGTCCACGAAGCGCGCACAAAGCAAGGACCAACTGCAACTTCGCTAGGCACTCCGACTCTTCGCAAGCCAAGTGCCGCTGAATAA
- the miaA gene encoding tRNA (adenosine(37)-N6)-dimethylallyltransferase MiaA, which yields MKTIVICGATATGKSDLAVALAKEIGAEILNADSMQLYRGMDIGTAKLTLEERGGIEHHLLDVLDVTEDATVAWYQEQARKKITEIHARNNHAVIVGGTGLYIKAILDELNFPDTNPEVRERLNQEAEEFGVARLFERLQLLDPAAAAAIDIQNVRRVIRALEVIEITGQPFTANLPREDSSKYPDALQFGLVMDREKLTERIDARVDLMWGRGLVAEVDSLITEGITKATTARRALGYAQVISMRAGEISEDQAMEETKRATRQYARRQETWFSRDARIKWISPIQPRLETVLQKINSTT from the coding sequence ATGAAGACGATAGTGATTTGTGGGGCTACCGCCACCGGTAAGAGCGATCTTGCGGTAGCTCTTGCTAAAGAGATTGGTGCAGAGATACTCAATGCCGATTCGATGCAACTCTATCGGGGCATGGATATAGGAACCGCGAAGTTAACTCTGGAAGAACGAGGCGGCATCGAGCATCATCTACTAGATGTCTTGGACGTTACCGAAGATGCAACGGTTGCCTGGTATCAAGAACAAGCGCGAAAGAAGATCACCGAGATTCACGCGCGCAATAACCATGCTGTAATCGTTGGTGGAACGGGCCTCTACATAAAGGCGATTTTGGATGAGTTGAATTTCCCAGATACCAATCCAGAAGTTCGAGAGCGTTTAAATCAAGAGGCCGAAGAATTCGGAGTAGCCCGACTTTTTGAACGACTACAACTTCTGGATCCCGCAGCAGCTGCGGCGATCGATATCCAAAATGTGCGCCGCGTAATTCGAGCTCTGGAGGTAATTGAGATTACGGGACAACCATTTACCGCCAATCTTCCTCGCGAAGACTCATCCAAGTATCCAGATGCGCTGCAATTTGGCCTCGTTATGGATCGCGAGAAGCTAACCGAACGCATCGATGCGCGCGTTGATTTAATGTGGGGCAGAGGCTTGGTAGCCGAAGTTGATTCGCTAATCACCGAAGGAATCACCAAGGCAACCACCGCAAGGCGCGCACTGGGTTATGCGCAAGTAATCTCCATGCGCGCAGGTGAGATTAGTGAGGATCAGGCGATGGAAGAGACCAAACGCGCCACAAGGCAATATGCCCGCCGCCAAGAGACTTGGTTCTCCCGCGATGCGCGAATTAAATGGATTTCACCGATCCAACCGCGTTTGGAAACGGTTCTGCAGAAGATAAACTCAACAACGTAA
- a CDS encoding acyl-ACP desaturase, with product MSEESEKIQSRLIRDLEPVVAVELERHLSVQKNWYPHEYVPWSEGRDYAGPLNGDAWEAKDSRLTPVAQDSLVLNLLTEDNLPSYHTEIAISMGRDGAWGNWIERWTAEEARHSIVIRDYLMATRGVDPYELEDLRMAHMSLGYQTPYENDMLHTIAYVSFQELATRISHRNTGKISDDPIAEGMMQRVALDENLHMLFYRNTLSAALDMEPNASMRAIADVVTNFDMPGANMPGFGRKAVQIALAGIYDLQQHLDDVVSPVLRAWNVFERNDLSGDGLVARDELVAFMEKSGKEAATFNDKREVHFERLIARGQNPIRIQK from the coding sequence ATGAGCGAAGAGTCAGAAAAGATCCAATCTCGCCTTATTCGCGATCTCGAACCAGTGGTTGCCGTTGAACTCGAGCGCCATTTATCTGTTCAAAAAAATTGGTATCCGCACGAGTATGTCCCATGGTCTGAAGGTCGCGATTACGCAGGCCCGCTAAATGGCGATGCTTGGGAAGCAAAAGATTCACGCCTAACTCCAGTGGCGCAAGATTCACTCGTACTCAATCTTTTAACTGAAGATAACTTGCCGAGCTATCACACTGAAATCGCAATTTCTATGGGTCGCGATGGCGCTTGGGGCAATTGGATTGAACGATGGACCGCTGAAGAAGCGCGCCACTCGATCGTTATTCGTGATTATTTAATGGCAACTCGTGGAGTAGATCCGTACGAACTTGAAGATCTACGTATGGCTCATATGTCACTTGGTTATCAGACACCGTATGAAAACGATATGTTGCACACGATTGCCTACGTTTCATTCCAAGAATTAGCAACGCGTATTTCGCACCGTAATACCGGAAAAATTTCCGATGATCCAATCGCTGAGGGAATGATGCAACGTGTTGCTCTAGATGAGAATCTCCATATGCTGTTCTACCGCAACACCCTTTCGGCAGCACTGGATATGGAACCCAATGCTTCGATGCGCGCCATCGCAGATGTTGTAACTAACTTTGATATGCCTGGTGCAAACATGCCAGGCTTTGGTCGCAAGGCGGTACAGATCGCCCTTGCTGGAATTTATGATCTGCAGCAACACCTAGACGATGTTGTATCTCCAGTGCTTCGCGCCTGGAACGTCTTTGAACGAAATGATTTGTCTGGTGATGGCCTAGTAGCTCGCGATGAACTCGTCGCCTTCATGGAGAAATCTGGAAAAGAAGCTGCCACCTTCAACGATAAGCGCGAAGTCCACTTTGAACGCTTGATCGCGCGCGGCCAAAACCCAATCCGTATCCAAAAGTAA
- a CDS encoding potassium channel family protein — MRIAIAGAGNVGRAIARELLDNGHQVLLIDRDPKALKMESVPDAEWLMADACEITSLDKAVLNNCQVLVAATGDDKVNLVASLLAKTEYGVPRVVARINHPKNEWLFDSSWGVDVAVSTPRIISALVEEAVSVGDVVRLFSFRKGQANLVELTLPDTSMCIGKTVEEITLPDDASLAAIVRDGRVITPTPTDVFSAGDELLFVASATAESLIKSCFIEQ, encoded by the coding sequence ATGAGAATTGCTATAGCAGGAGCTGGAAATGTCGGTCGTGCAATTGCACGCGAACTTCTAGATAACGGACACCAAGTACTTCTAATCGACCGCGATCCAAAAGCGCTGAAGATGGAATCTGTTCCAGATGCTGAATGGTTGATGGCCGATGCCTGCGAAATTACCTCACTCGATAAAGCGGTGTTAAATAATTGCCAGGTTTTAGTTGCAGCAACCGGTGATGACAAAGTTAATTTAGTAGCCTCGTTATTGGCCAAGACCGAATATGGCGTTCCTCGCGTTGTCGCACGTATTAATCATCCAAAGAATGAGTGGCTCTTTGATTCATCTTGGGGAGTAGATGTTGCAGTATCAACTCCACGAATTATCTCAGCGCTAGTTGAAGAAGCGGTAAGCGTAGGAGATGTCGTTCGACTCTTCTCTTTCCGCAAGGGTCAGGCCAACTTGGTTGAGCTAACACTTCCTGATACATCAATGTGCATTGGCAAAACCGTTGAAGAAATTACCCTTCCCGACGATGCATCTCTTGCCGCAATCGTGCGCGATGGTCGTGTGATTACTCCGACTCCAACTGATGTCTTTAGCGCTGGCGATGAGCTTCTCTTTGTCGCATCAGCAACTGCTGAAAGTTTGATCAAATCCTGCTTTATCGAACAGTAA
- the trmD gene encoding tRNA (guanosine(37)-N1)-methyltransferase TrmD → MKIDAVTIFAEYFAPAQLSLLGKAQSKGLVDIQVHDLRAATQDNHNTVDDTPYGGGAGMVMLPEIWGRVLDPLMVADTDLIILTPAGKRFNQEMAQSFANSKHLIFACGRYEGIDDRVRQHYESSEYAAKNVRVHEVSIGDYVLGGGEVASLVMIEAITRLIPGVLGNPESLAEESHNSEGYLEYPNFTKPQEWRGIAVPEILLSGNHAEIAKWRELQAIERAKKNF, encoded by the coding sequence ATGAAGATTGATGCGGTAACAATCTTTGCTGAATACTTTGCGCCGGCTCAACTTTCGCTGCTTGGGAAAGCACAGAGCAAGGGCTTGGTAGATATACAAGTTCATGATCTTCGCGCGGCAACGCAAGATAATCACAACACAGTTGATGACACCCCATACGGTGGCGGCGCCGGAATGGTGATGCTTCCTGAAATTTGGGGGCGAGTATTAGATCCCTTGATGGTTGCTGATACAGATTTGATTATCTTGACCCCAGCGGGCAAGCGCTTTAACCAGGAAATGGCGCAGAGCTTTGCTAATTCAAAACATCTGATCTTCGCTTGTGGGCGTTACGAGGGAATTGATGATCGAGTACGTCAACATTACGAGTCATCTGAATATGCAGCAAAAAATGTTCGAGTTCATGAAGTCTCAATCGGTGACTATGTTCTTGGCGGGGGAGAAGTTGCATCTCTTGTAATGATTGAAGCGATTACCCGTTTGATTCCGGGCGTACTTGGAAATCCTGAATCGCTGGCTGAAGAGTCACATAATTCTGAAGGTTATTTGGAGTATCCAAATTTCACGAAACCTCAAGAATGGCGTGGCATAGCGGTGCCGGAGATCTTATTGAGTGGAAATCACGCTGAGATCGCTAAGTGGCGCGAATTACAGGCCATTGAGCGCGCGAAAAAGAATTTCTAA
- the dapF gene encoding diaminopimelate epimerase → MNTPIIATYGHGTENDFLVVFDPEEEISITTSQTAAMCNRETGIGADGLIKIGKRDGKWFMDYRNADGSLAEMCGNGIRVMARYLVERGHQPEGIFAINTRDGVKHLRVPAKDDISVNMGKVMDEGEAVTASVEGKIWNGYHISVGNPHAVVFVEKIEDVGSLKDAPVVRPRDIYPEGVNVEFVEITANKEIKMRVHERGSGETRSCGTGTCAVALAATLHTNTSLPARWVIFPPGGRLVVDIDPHANATLIGPAVLIKDIDITDYLQDA, encoded by the coding sequence ATGAATACTCCAATTATCGCCACCTATGGCCATGGCACCGAGAATGATTTTCTTGTGGTCTTTGATCCTGAAGAAGAGATATCAATAACTACTTCACAGACGGCTGCGATGTGTAACCGTGAAACTGGAATCGGCGCAGATGGCCTGATAAAAATTGGTAAGCGCGACGGTAAATGGTTTATGGATTACCGAAATGCCGACGGATCACTGGCTGAAATGTGTGGCAACGGCATCCGCGTAATGGCTAGATACTTAGTTGAGCGCGGCCATCAACCTGAAGGAATTTTTGCGATCAATACTCGAGATGGTGTAAAGCATCTACGGGTTCCAGCAAAAGATGATATTTCTGTAAATATGGGCAAAGTTATGGATGAGGGAGAAGCGGTTACTGCCTCCGTTGAGGGAAAGATCTGGAACGGGTATCACATCAGCGTAGGCAATCCTCATGCAGTGGTTTTTGTCGAAAAGATTGAAGATGTGGGATCGCTCAAAGATGCGCCAGTAGTGCGCCCACGAGATATATACCCAGAAGGCGTTAACGTTGAATTCGTTGAAATCACTGCAAATAAAGAGATCAAGATGCGCGTGCACGAACGGGGTAGTGGTGAGACTCGTTCATGCGGAACCGGGACTTGCGCAGTCGCACTTGCTGCAACGCTTCACACAAATACTTCTCTGCCAGCGCGTTGGGTAATTTTCCCTCCGGGAGGAAGATTGGTAGTAGATATCGATCCTCACGCCAATGCCACTCTTATTGGCCCAGCAGTCTTGATAAAAGATATTGATATAACCGATTACTTGCAGGATGCATGA
- a CDS encoding class II glutamine amidotransferase, whose translation MCRLLGYVATEERTFADVVGEGFENFVELSKEHKHGWGISACSTDTRKTELVRDLTLAAESEKFAESSTNLKSDGALLHLRLASKGLTVDLSNNHPFIYGDYSFMHNGTIKSIDSVQKFVDPRYLDKFTSTTDSERYFFTILSCIDELGLIEGLRKAVKTISANCDFTSINSMLMTPDTFIAVCEFNEADSTEWTVDSHYELRYSVEDGVIKVASTGWGKDHWTRLTNHSILVVNRKDLSFEVLPL comes from the coding sequence ATGTGTAGATTACTTGGATATGTTGCGACTGAAGAACGTACCTTTGCAGATGTTGTTGGCGAAGGATTTGAAAACTTTGTAGAACTATCCAAAGAGCATAAACATGGCTGGGGAATCTCGGCTTGCTCAACCGATACACGTAAGACCGAACTGGTTCGCGACTTAACTCTCGCAGCAGAGAGTGAGAAGTTCGCAGAATCTTCTACGAATTTGAAGTCAGATGGTGCGCTATTGCACCTGCGTTTAGCATCTAAAGGTTTAACGGTAGATCTTTCCAATAACCACCCATTTATCTACGGCGACTATTCCTTTATGCATAACGGAACCATCAAATCGATTGATTCAGTGCAGAAATTTGTTGACCCGCGCTATTTAGATAAGTTCACTTCCACTACGGACAGTGAGCGCTATTTCTTCACTATCTTGAGCTGTATCGATGAACTTGGTTTGATTGAAGGTCTTCGCAAAGCGGTAAAGACCATTTCTGCCAATTGTGACTTCACGAGTATCAACTCAATGCTCATGACCCCCGACACCTTTATTGCGGTCTGTGAATTCAATGAGGCTGATTCGACTGAATGGACTGTAGATAGCCATTATGAACTTCGCTATAGCGTTGAAGATGGCGTCATCAAGGTGGCATCGACCGGTTGGGGTAAAGATCACTGGACTCGTCTAACCAACCATTCAATCTTGGTCGTTAATCGCAAGGATCTGAGCTTTGAGGTATTACCTCTCTAA
- a CDS encoding DUF3159 domain-containing protein — protein MSNPEHHEDKAKVLAAFGGKKGLIDSGIPSVIFLVVFNVTDELQSALFASVAVSALLTIIRLAMRETIQHAVSGLIGSLICAWFANRTGNASDLYIPKLLTNLGYGSVYLIANLTGWPILGLLLGPILGENLQWRKDPARARAYKRASWLWVGMFFARIAVQYPIYRSGNVNLLGTVNLAMGYPLFLATAYGSWMILKTVPTTKVSEK, from the coding sequence ATGAGTAATCCGGAACATCACGAGGATAAGGCGAAAGTTCTTGCAGCTTTTGGTGGCAAGAAAGGCTTAATTGATTCTGGTATTCCTTCAGTTATTTTCCTAGTTGTTTTCAACGTTACAGATGAACTTCAAAGCGCACTTTTTGCATCCGTTGCAGTGTCGGCGCTCTTAACGATAATTCGCCTAGCCATGCGCGAGACTATTCAACATGCAGTCTCTGGGTTGATTGGCTCGTTAATCTGCGCTTGGTTTGCCAACCGCACCGGAAATGCCAGCGATCTCTATATCCCAAAGTTACTCACCAACCTTGGATATGGCAGCGTTTACTTGATTGCCAACTTGACGGGATGGCCGATCCTTGGTTTATTGCTTGGGCCAATTCTGGGAGAAAACTTACAATGGCGTAAAGATCCAGCACGAGCTCGCGCATATAAGCGGGCTAGTTGGCTCTGGGTTGGGATGTTCTTTGCGCGCATCGCCGTGCAGTACCCGATTTATCGAAGTGGAAATGTGAATTTACTCGGAACAGTAAACCTAGCTATGGGATATCCGCTATTTCTGGCGACTGCTTATGGTTCTTGGATGATCTTAAAAACCGTTCCAACAACGAAAGTTAGCGAAAAGTAA
- a CDS encoding PaaI family thioesterase — MSRIASTTAPEGAVIPERHPKAPEIGTKIPSHFGHCFGCGELHPTGLHLVAHAGAGADLTAEFMVTENHQGAPGLAHGGLLSLAFDEALGKLMWLIRSPAVTARLETDFLKPVPMGTTLHITARITGQVNRKVYTAAEGRLGGPDGEIAVKAAALFVIVPMSHFLENAPKEYLEHIAKTPEILAFVDPEFEINP, encoded by the coding sequence ATGAGTCGAATCGCTAGCACTACTGCTCCAGAAGGTGCGGTTATCCCAGAGCGCCATCCGAAGGCGCCCGAGATTGGGACCAAGATTCCATCTCACTTTGGACATTGCTTCGGTTGCGGTGAACTACATCCAACTGGTTTACATTTGGTTGCACACGCAGGAGCTGGTGCAGATTTAACTGCTGAGTTTATGGTTACCGAAAATCACCAAGGCGCTCCAGGGTTAGCGCACGGCGGGCTGTTATCGCTGGCATTTGATGAAGCGCTCGGAAAGTTGATGTGGTTGATTCGCTCACCGGCGGTCACCGCGCGTTTAGAAACAGATTTTTTAAAGCCGGTTCCAATGGGAACCACTTTGCATATAACAGCAAGAATTACTGGACAGGTAAATCGTAAGGTTTACACCGCTGCAGAAGGTCGCCTTGGTGGCCCAGATGGTGAAATCGCGGTAAAAGCGGCAGCGCTCTTTGTAATTGTTCCAATGTCGCACTTTTTAGAGAACGCTCCGAAAGAGTATCTAGAACATATCGCCAAGACCCCTGAGATCCTCGCCTTTGTAGATCCGGAATTTGAGATAAATCCATAA
- the hflX gene encoding GTPase HflX codes for MSNDQPRNNDLFEELLRESARVAADFDADESEYDPDPQQELSDRHALRRVKGFSTELQDISDAEYRQLQLERVVLVGVWTEGSAEMAENSLAELKALAETAGSEVLDGLIQRRDKPDPATYIGSGKVIELRQIVASSGADTVICDGELSPSQLRQLEDKLKVKVVDRTALILDIFAQHAKSKEGKAQVELAQIAYLLPRLRGWGDSLSRQVGGRAAGGAGIGGRGPGETKIETDRRRIRDKMAKLRREIAEMKVSRDTKRQERKRFNIPSVAIAGYTNAGKSSLLNRLTNAGVLVENALFATLDPTVRKSHTADGRTYTLSDTVGFVRHLPHQLVDAFKSTLEEVSGADLIVHVVDGSHPDPFEQIRAVREVITDIGGGDIPEIIAINKVDSANPEVVMEILRKEKNSYAFSARTGFGIEGLVHAIEKSLPQPNIEINSIIPYNRGDLVNEIHETGEILSEEYVESGTAIHARVGASLAKAIEAARISPR; via the coding sequence ATGAGTAACGACCAACCACGCAATAACGATTTATTTGAAGAGCTACTTCGCGAAAGTGCGCGGGTAGCGGCAGATTTTGATGCCGACGAAAGTGAATACGATCCTGATCCGCAACAAGAGCTAAGCGATCGTCACGCGCTCCGCCGCGTAAAGGGATTTTCTACTGAACTACAAGATATTTCTGATGCCGAGTATCGCCAGTTACAACTAGAACGTGTTGTTCTTGTCGGCGTATGGACAGAAGGCAGCGCCGAGATGGCCGAGAATTCACTCGCCGAGTTGAAAGCACTCGCCGAAACGGCTGGTTCGGAAGTTCTAGATGGCTTGATCCAGAGAAGAGATAAACCAGATCCCGCAACATATATCGGTTCTGGAAAGGTAATTGAACTTCGCCAGATAGTTGCATCAAGTGGTGCCGACACAGTTATTTGCGACGGTGAACTCTCTCCATCACAACTGCGACAACTTGAAGATAAGTTAAAGGTGAAAGTTGTAGATCGCACAGCCCTTATTCTCGATATCTTCGCCCAGCACGCCAAGAGTAAAGAAGGTAAGGCGCAGGTAGAGCTCGCGCAGATCGCCTACTTACTTCCTCGTCTACGTGGTTGGGGTGATTCACTTTCCCGCCAAGTTGGTGGCCGCGCCGCAGGTGGTGCAGGTATTGGTGGCCGCGGTCCAGGTGAAACTAAGATCGAAACAGATCGACGTCGTATTCGCGACAAGATGGCCAAATTGCGCCGTGAGATAGCGGAGATGAAGGTATCTCGAGATACAAAGCGGCAAGAACGTAAACGTTTCAATATTCCATCTGTAGCTATCGCCGGTTATACCAACGCAGGAAAATCATCTCTTCTTAACCGGCTAACCAATGCAGGTGTGCTTGTCGAAAATGCTTTATTTGCAACCCTTGATCCAACGGTGCGTAAGTCACACACCGCAGATGGCCGCACTTACACACTCTCTGACACAGTGGGTTTTGTTCGCCACCTTCCACACCAACTAGTTGATGCCTTTAAATCAACACTGGAGGAAGTATCTGGAGCAGATTTAATAGTTCACGTTGTCGATGGTTCGCATCCAGATCCTTTTGAACAGATCCGCGCCGTCCGCGAAGTTATAACCGATATTGGCGGGGGAGATATCCCGGAAATAATCGCCATTAATAAAGTTGATTCAGCTAACCCTGAAGTGGTTATGGAGATATTACGTAAAGAGAAGAACAGTTATGCATTCTCTGCGCGAACCGGATTTGGAATTGAAGGTTTAGTACATGCAATCGAGAAGTCGCTACCGCAGCCGAATATCGAAATAAATTCGATAATTCCATACAACCGCGGTGATTTGGTAAACGAGATTCATGAGACTGGTGAAATTCTCTCTGAGGAATACGTGGAGAGCGGCACGGCTATTCATGCGCGCGTGGGGGCATCACTGGCTAAAGCGATAGAAGCAGCGCGTATATCGCCAAGGTAA